The window CTTATCTATTAAGTCTGTATGACTCATCCAAGTTATATTTTTAGAGTCTACCCCTTTAAATATTAAGCTCTCTTTATAGTTTATTTCAGTTTTTCCGTACTCTCTTTTATCTCCTCTTCTAACATTACCGCCTAGAGTATGAGACATAATTTGAGCTCCATAACATATTCCAAGTATAGGTATATTCATTTCGAATATTTCTTTAGATATTTTAGGTGCACCCTCTGCATATACACTTGAAGGTCCTCCTGTGAATATTATACCTTTAGGATTTTTTTCTTTTATTTTTTCTAGAGAATAAGTATATGGAATTATTTCGCAATATACATTACAATCTCTAACTCTTCTAGCTATAAGTTGGTTGTATTGACCTCCAAAGTCAACTATTAATACTAATTCTTTTTCCATATTAATTCTCTCCTTGTGCACTGTAATTTGGCGCTTCTTTAGTTATAGTTACATCATGAGGATGACTTTCTTTAAGTCCTGCTCCTGTTATCTTTGTGAATTTACCATTTTCCATTAATTTATCTATAGTAGGTGCTCCACAATATCCCATACCAGATCTTATTCCTCCTGCTAATTGGAATAATATATCTTCAACGTTCCCTTTGTAAGCTACCATTCCTTCAATACCTTCAGGTACTAATTTTCTAGATCCTGTTTGGAAGTATCTATCTTTAGATCCTTTTTCCATAGCTCCTATAGATCCCATTCCTCTATAAGCCTTAAAAGATCTTCCTTTATATATTATATTCTCTCCTGGACTTTCTTCTGTTCCAGCAAACATAGATCCCATCATTACAACAGATCCTCCAGAAGCAATAGCCTTAACTACATCACCTGAGTATTTTATTCCTCCATCTGCGATTATTGGAACTCCATATTTTTTAGCAGCCTCATAACAATCCATTATAGCTGTTACTTGAGGAACTCCAATTCCAGCTACTACTCTTGTTGTACATATAGATCCTGGTCCTATACCTACTTTAACACAGTCTGCACCAGCTTGTATTAATTCTTCTGTAGCTTCATAAGTTGCTACGTTTCCAGCTATAACTTGAAGATCTGGATATTTTGATTTTATCTTTTTAACTCCCTCTATAACTCCTCTTGAGTGTCCATGAGCTGTATCTAAAGTTACAACATCAACCTTAGCTTGTACTAAAGCTTCTACTCTTTCCATCATATCGTGAGTTATACCTATAGCAGCTCCACATAATAGTCTTCCACCTGAGTCTTTAGCTGAATTAGGATATTTTACTTTTCTTTCTATATCTTTTATCGTTATAAGTCCTTTTAAACAACCATCTTCATTTATTATAGGAAGTTTCTCTATTTTATTTTGTCTTAATGTTTTTTGAGCTTCCTCAAGAGAAGTTCCTTCTTTTGCAATTATTAAATCTTCTTTTTTAGTCATAACATTTTCTATTTTTCTAGAAAAATCTTCTTCAAATCTTATATCTCTATTAGTTATTATTCCGATTAGTTTATTATTATCATCTACTATTGGAACACCAGATATTTTATATCTTCCCATTAATTCATCTGCATCTTTTAAAGTATGTTCTTTACTTAAATAGAAAGGATCTACTATTAATCCATGTTCACTTCTTTTAACTTTATCAACCTCTAAAGCTTGTTCTTTAATCGTCATGTTTTTGTGGATTATTCCTATTCCACCTTCTCTTGCCATCGCTATAGCCATCTTAGATTCAGTTACTGTATCCATACCCGCACTCATTAACGGTATATTTAATTTTATTTTTTTAGTAAGATATGTAGATAAATCTACATCACTTGGTAGTACATCCGATTTTTGAGGAATTAATAATACATCATCAAAAGTTAACCCTTCTTTTACAATTTTACTCATTTTAAATCCTCCTCTATTTAGTATATTTTAAAAAAATAAGAGCTCTAAAACGTCTCTTATTTGAATCTTTTCATATGTGTTTTTAGGTAAAAAAAATTCGTCTAATGCTACCGCATTGACTCATGTCGCCAACGAGTCCTACGGACTCCGTTGCTCAAAATAGTTGAAATTGTAGTTTCTTAATCTAAGTTAACCACAATTTCATTTTTTATAATGCTATTAGCATATAAAAAAAACAAGGACTTATATAATAATTTCTTATGAAAGCGAAATTATTATATAGGTCCTTGTATATCTATATTTATTTAATAAGCCAACTCATAGGGATACTCTCAGCCTACAAACCCACTTCTTTATAAATAAATAGCCTATAAATAATCACGCATAGTCAGGAGTTTTAAGGTCTCCCGGTAGATACTCTCAGTCCATATCACTGAGTATATATGAGTGAATCTTGTTTTAACTTATGCTATATAATTTATCAAATTTCTTTTTTATTGTCAATAAAATTTAATATACATCAGCATTTTCCAAATATTCTGTCGTTTGATAAACTTTATCATCACATATTTAAATGAGTTTTCACTTCATAATTTATATTATCATATACATCTTTTAATGGAATATTATATTTTTGAGCTATAATTTTACACTCTTCATACTCAGGAGTATATTTTACTATTTTATCTTTATAATATGCAATTTTTATAGATATATTACCATAAGTTGTTTTTAAATTTATAAATTTTCTATCTAAAGTTTCTCTTTTTAATTCATTAAACCTAATACCAAATGTTGTAGTTTCTTTTAATATAAATTCTATTATTTTATCTAAGTTTTCCTTTTCACATAATACAGCTAATTTAGTTGCTGGCCTATTCTTTTTCATATAAATACTTTGAGTGTATATATCTAACGCACCCATATTAAGTATTTTTTCATATAAGTAAGAATATATCTCTGAGCTCATATCATCTATATTAGCATTTATCTCATATACTATGCTCTCTTTTTTTTTTGACCAAGTATAAGTCTTAACATATTAGGTATCTCAAACTTCTTATCTCCCATTCCATATCCTATAGAATCTATCTTAAATTCTATATCATCTAAAAATTCATCACTTAAAGTCTTAACAATAGCTGCTCCTGTTGGAGTAGTTGTCTCCCCTTTTACAGAATTTATCTTAACCTTAGCTTCTTTTAATATTTCAATTGT is drawn from Tepidibacter hydrothermalis and contains these coding sequences:
- the guaB gene encoding IMP dehydrogenase — protein: MSKIVKEGLTFDDVLLIPQKSDVLPSDVDLSTYLTKKIKLNIPLMSAGMDTVTESKMAIAMAREGGIGIIHKNMTIKEQALEVDKVKRSEHGLIVDPFYLSKEHTLKDADELMGRYKISGVPIVDDNNKLIGIITNRDIRFEEDFSRKIENVMTKKEDLIIAKEGTSLEEAQKTLRQNKIEKLPIINEDGCLKGLITIKDIERKVKYPNSAKDSGGRLLCGAAIGITHDMMERVEALVQAKVDVVTLDTAHGHSRGVIEGVKKIKSKYPDLQVIAGNVATYEATEELIQAGADCVKVGIGPGSICTTRVVAGIGVPQVTAIMDCYEAAKKYGVPIIADGGIKYSGDVVKAIASGGSVVMMGSMFAGTEESPGENIIYKGRSFKAYRGMGSIGAMEKGSKDRYFQTGSRKLVPEGIEGMVAYKGNVEDILFQLAGGIRSGMGYCGAPTIDKLMENGKFTKITGAGLKESHPHDVTITKEAPNYSAQGEN